From Athene noctua chromosome 19, bAthNoc1.hap1.1, whole genome shotgun sequence, one genomic window encodes:
- the SMG8 gene encoding nonsense-mediated mRNA decay factor SMG8 — protein MPFPAALPAAMAAGPVSLRELLLAATAAAEAGGGPAAGPGPAAAGSGGDEEVCVVGIFGKTALQLCSEKAALVNTVCDRQVFPLFGQEDPELADGVPGQEGEPTGKDYNHLQAYYSQESRVLYLVLTSICDTPQLLRACGDLAAAESGETGSGHPSGGPAPLPHAEAHEFWKHQEKLHCLSLLYLFSVCHILLLVHPTCSFDITYDRVFRALDGLRQKVLPSLKAAIKDCPVGKEWKLNCRPCPPRLLFLFQLNGALKVDPLPSRGQDPCGHLEKPPPKKHSPKRRLQHALEDQIYRIFRKSRVLTNQSINCLFTVPANQAFVYIVAGGAQDGDDPVAMLLDQLRSNCTMRETDSLLAPTLSGPRRYQMMRHGRQQLSFHAESSSSSSSSSGQLVDCTLKEFLWQHVELVLSKKGFDDSVGRNPQPSHFELPTYQKWVAAALKLYEVTIEGKDDDPTSLTGELSSKIMGSIKVLEGYLDIDTKFSENRCQKALPMAHSAYQSNLPHNYTMTVHKNQLAQALRVYSQHARGPAFHKYAMQLNEDCYKFWSNGHQLCEERSLTDQHCVHKFHLLPKAGEKPEADRNPPVLYHNSRARSTGACNCGRKQAPRDDPFDIKAANYDFYQLLEEKCCGKLEHINFPIFQPSTPDPAPARDESSPAPPEGEIEKLKEKEPQTQGESTGLSLALSLGQSTGSLGTYPPDAQGGGDNAEGHGQSGDSKSEKRPSLVDRQASTVEYLPGMLHSNCPKGLLPKFSSWSLVKLGPAKAYNFHTGLDQQGFIPGTNYLMPWDIVIRTRAEDEGDLDTNSWPAPNKAVPGKRSAVVMGRGRRRDDIARAFVGFEYEDARGRRFMCSGPDKVMKVMGGGPKESAIKALNSDMPLYILSSTQGRGLKPHYAQFMRLFVVVPDAPLQITLTPQVQPGPPPCPVFYPEKQEITLPSDGLWVLRFPYAYVTERGPCFPPKESQQLMSYKVLRGILKAITQ, from the exons ATGCCGTTCCCGGCGGCGCTGCCGGCAGCCATGGCGGCCGGGCCCGTCAGCCTgcgggagctgctgctggccgccaCGGCTGCCGCtgaggcggggggcggcccggcggcggggccgggcccggcggcggcggggtccgGCGGCGATGAGGAGGTGTGCGTGGTGGGCATCTTCGGGAAGACGGCGCTGCAGCTGTGCTCGGAGAAGGCGGCCCTGGTGAACACCGTGTGCGACCGGCAGGTCTTCCCCCTCTTCGGGCAGGAGGATCCCGAGCTGGCGGACGGAGTCCCGGGGCAGGAGGGCGAACCCACGGGCAAGGACTACAACCACCTGCAGGCCTACTACAGCCAGGAGAGCCGGGTGCTCTACCTGGTGCTCACCTCCATCTGCGACACGCCGCAGCTGCTGCGGGCCTGCGGGGACCTGGCGGCGGCCGAGAGCGGGGAGACCGGGTCCGGGCACCCCtccggcggcccggccccgctgccgcacGCCGAGGCCCACGAGTTCTGGAAGCACCAGGAGAAGCTGCACTGCCTGAGCCTGCTCTACCTCTTCTCCGTCTGCCACATCCTGCTGCTGGTGCATCCCACCTGCTCCTTCGACATCACCTACGACCGCGTCTTCAGGGCGCTGGATGGGCTGCGGCAGAAGGTTCTGCCCTCCCTGAAAGCCGCCATCAAAGACTGCCCGGTCGGCAAGGAGTGGAAGCTCAACTGTAGgccgtgccctccgcgcctcctcttcctcttccagctCAACGGGGCCCTGAAGGTGGATCCTCTCCCAAGCAGGGGCCAGGACCCCTGCGGTCACCTGGAAAAGCCACCCCCCAAGAAGCACTCCCCCAAGAGAAGGTTGCAGCACGCTCTGGAGGATCAGATCTACCGCATCTTCCGCAAGAGCAGGGTGCTAACCAACCAGAGCATCAACTGCCTCTTCACCGTGCCTGCTAACCAGGCTTTCGTGTACATTGTGGCTGGGGGGGCCCAGGACGGGGATGACCCAGTGGCCATGCTTCTTGACCAGCTCAGGAGCAACTGCACCATGAGAGAGACCGACTCGCTGCTGGCTCCCACCCTGTCTGGACCAAGGAGGTATCAGATGATGCGGcatggcaggcagcagctgtCCTTCCacgcagagagcagcagcagcagctccagctcctctgggcagctTGTAGACTGCACCCTCAAGGAGTTCTTGTGGCAGCACGTGGAGCTGGTGCTCAGCAAGAAGGGCTTCGATGACAGCGTGGGGAGGAACCCGCAGCCCTCTCACTTCGAGCTCCCAACCTACCAGAAGTGGGTTGCTGCAGCTTTAAAACTGTATGAAGTGACCATCGAAGGCAAAGATGACGACCCAACCTCTCTCACGGGGGAACTGAGCTCAAAAATCATGGGCAGCATCAAAGTCTTGGAAGGCTATTTAGATATAGACACCAAGTTCTCAGAAAACCGTTGCCAGAAGGCTCTCCCCATGGCCCACAGCGCTTATCAGTCCAACCTGCCCCACAATTACACCATGACGGTCCATAAGAACCAGCTGGCCCAGGCCCTGCGTGTGTACAGCCAGCACGCCCGTGGCCCAGCCTTCCATAAATATGCCATGCAGCTCAACGAGGACTGTTACAAGTTCTGGAGCAACGGGCATCAGCTTTGTGAAGAGCGAAGTTTAACAGACCAGCACTGCGTCCATAAGTTTCATCTGCTCCCAAAAGCAG ggGAAAAGCCAGAAGCAGACAGAAATCCTCCAGTTCTGTACCACAACAGCCGGGCTCGTTCCACTGGTGCCTGTAACTGTGGAAGGAAACAAGCTCCTCGGGATGACCCCTTTGATATCAAAGCAGCTAATTACGACTTTTACCAG ctgctggaagaaaaatgcTGCGGGAAACTGGAGCACATCAACTTTCCCATATTTCAGCCAAGCACACCCGATCCGGCGCCTGCTCGGGATGAGTCATCGCCTGCCCCTCCGGAAGGCGAGATtgagaaactgaaagaaaaagaacctCAGACTCAGGGAGAAAGCACGGGCCTGAGCTTAGCCCTCAGCCTGGGTCAGTCCACGGGCAGCTTGGGCACCTACCCACCTGATGCCCAGGGTGGAGGGGACAATGCAGAAGGTCACGGGCAGAGTGGGGACTCCAAAAGTGAGAAAAGGCCAAGCCTGGTAGATCGCCAGGCATCCACTGTCGAGTACCTCCCTGGGATGCTCCATTCAAATTGCCCCAAGGGCCTTTTGCCCAAATTCTCCAGTTGGTCACTGGTTAAGCTGGGGCCTGCTAAGGCTTACAACTTCCACACAGGCTTAGATCAACAGGGCTTTATCCCGGGAACAAACTATTTAATGCCTTGGGACATTGTCATCAGGACAAGAGCTGAAGATGAAGGAGACTTAGATACCAATTCCTGGCCTGCACCTAACAAGGCTGTTCCTGGAAAAAGAAGCGCGGTTGTGATGGGAAGAGGAAGACGGAGGGATGACATAGCTCGAGCTTTTGTAGGATTTGAATATGAAGATGCACGTGGTAGGAGGTTCATGTGTTCAGGGCCTGATAAAGTCATGAAAGTGATGGGAGGGGGGCCAAAGGAATCCGCCATCAAAGCCCTCAATTCTGACATGCCGCTGTACATCCTGTCGTCGACTCAGGGGCGAGGGCTCAAGCCGCATTACGCTCAGTTCATGAGACTCTTTGTGGTGGTTCCTGATGCTCCGCTGCAGATCACGTTAACTCCTCAG